The following are encoded in a window of Colletotrichum lupini chromosome 3, complete sequence genomic DNA:
- a CDS encoding histone-like transcription factor and archaeal histone, which translates to MSDSPQSPPKDVDQGVQSPEEEQMNEAQDPQSGGLTYEFEVKEQDRWLPIANVARIMKNALPENAKIAKEAKECMQECVSEFISFITSEASEKCHQEKRKTVNGEDILFAMTSLGFENYAEALKIYLSKYREQSQSNRGETSHRPGSSGYGANPPTGAGSFQAEPQNSVLGGQQGDGTADAQGYMYGAQTGYNGTGGADGYQ; encoded by the exons ATGTCGGACTCCCCCCAATCTCCTCCCAAGGATGTCGACCAAGGTGTACAATCACCGGAAGAGGAACAAATGAACGAGGCTCAAGACCCACAGTCCGGTGGACTCACCTATGAGTTCGAGGTCAAGGAGCAGGACCGCTGGTTGCCCATAGCCAATG TCGCCCGCATCATGAAGAATGCGCTCCCTGAAAACGCAAAGATCGCCAAGGAAGCGAAAGAATGCATGCAGGAATGCGTCAGCGAGTTCATCTCGTTCATCACGAGTGAGG CCTCGGAGAAGTGTCATCAGGAGAAGAGAAAGACGGTTAACGGAGAAGACATTCTATTCGCCATGACTTCTTTGGGGTTCGAGAATTACGCAGAGGCCCTCAAGATCTACCTCTCGAAATACAGAGAA CAATCCCAGTCCAACAGGGGAGAAACCTCCCACCGTCCAGGCAGCAGTGGCTACGGCGCCAACCCGCCAACCGGAGCAGGAAGTTTCCAAGCCGAGCCACAAAACAGCGTCCTCGGAGGCCAGCAAGGAGATGGCACCGCCGACGCTCAGGGCTACATGTACGGCGCGCAGACAGGGTACAATGGTACCGGCGGTGCCGACGGCTACCAGTAA
- a CDS encoding WSC domain-containing protein: MRTTQLSFVVLSASSLANALAYPPGIYKRAAPPATLPHGYTYKGCYVDVGRTISDATTANGQMSNDACTTYCYNKGFSYAGTEYYNECYCGNALAKDGVLANEADCSTPCSGNATQPCGGPNRLSLYQTSLILGPSVNPGVGDWSSIGCYSEGTTGRALTYGIGSIPGGEMTVAKCTAACANANFILAGVEYSGECFCGSTISNGGAPAVDGCNMLCNGNSSEYCGGPNRLNVYDFQHQYKPLPTSTSTPAPTGASTSSSSTSTSSSTAVSSSSSVISSSSSAVSSSSSAVSSSSSAVSSSSSAVSSSSSAVSSSSSAVSSSSSAVSSSSSVVSSSSSVVSSSSTVVSSSSSSSSSATPTPTGPSQPATVGVWKWYGCQTEATNARALSAKTTASDDMTLEKCAAFCDGNTFFGVEYSRECWCGNSFATGSVAAPSSQCSMKCMGNQFQYCGEGNRLSVYTIGSATQSSSSSSSASSSTVSGSVTGAASSTSSTAAPAATGFPTGWTNQGCWVDNLKGRILPNQLQDDPAMTLASCAKACSDAGYTVAGAEYHTQCFCGNAIYNGGAVASDPTSCNTACGGKASEMCGGGNRMTIISKGTPQTDAPPVPQRSGFNGSWTYQGCVQDNVGAQPNPRTFYWQNLFPGTMTAGMCLDRCAEYGYMAAGLEYGEECYCGDPANIVTQKAAFVDDSECNIVCPGNRSSICGGGARLSTYFWTGTTPLYSWNFGTDAASAGVYENLIGGVTIPLMTMETITGKVSFLEKFGTGPPNSTGAYELDLSLVPDISKAWREMHVKTDIFCSAGITLPDKAGRQLNIGGWSGDSTYGVRLYWPDGKPGTPGTNDWQEDVTNLRLQDGRWYPSAMIMANGSIFVIGGEEGSNGRAVPTIELLPSTGTKPLYMDWLARTDPNNLYPFVAVLPSKDIFVAYWNEARILDHVTFNTKTILPNIPGAVNNPKGGRTYPLEGTGILLPQHAPYTDPLGVLICGGSTEGPATAMDNCVSIEPEGTNPKWVIERMPSRRVMSCIAPLPDGTYLINNGAQHGVAGFGLANDPNLNALLYDPSKKIGQRITVMANTTIARLYHSESITLLDGRVLVSGSDPEDGVNPQEYRVEVFKPPYLTSGKTRPTFTIANTDWTYGQQISVSLGHAPLNGDITVSLLGAVGSTHGNSMGARTLFPAVTCGPTTCTVTAPPNAGIAPPGWYQFFVLDGGIPAVGVYVRIGGDPASLGNWPQVSGFKVPGV, from the exons ATGAGGACCACACAGTTGTCTTTCGTTGTTCTTTCTGCGTCTTCTCTCGCTAATGCACTCGCTTATCCACCTGGCATTTACAAACGCGCGGCGCCTCCCGCAACTCTCCCTCACGGCTACACCTACAAGGGCTGTTATGT CGATGTCGGCCGAACAATCTCTGATGCCACCACGGCAAATGGGCAGATGAGCAACGATGCCTGCACAACGTACTGCTACAACAAGGGTTTCTCCTACGCTGGTACCGAGTACTACAATGAATGCTACTGCGGTAATGCCTTGGCCAAGGACGGTGTTCTCGCCAACGAGGCCGACTGCTCAACGCCATGCAGCGGAAACGCTACTCAGCCCTGTGGAGGCCCCAACCGACTGTCGTTATATCAGACGTCCCTCATTTTGGGCCCCTCTGTCAACCCCGGTGTTGGCGACTGGAGCAGCATTGGGTGCTACTC AGAGGGAACCACTGGCCGTGCTCTTACGTACGGAATCGGAAGCATTCCTGGTGGCGAGATGACCGTTGCCAAGTGCACTGCTGCTTGCGCTAATGCTAACTTCATCCTCGCTGGTGTCGAATACTCTGGCGAATGCT TCTGTGGCAGCACCATCTCCAACGGCGGTGCCCCTGCCGTCGATGGCTGCAACATGCTCTGCAACGGCAACTCTTCTGAGTATTGTGGTGGCCCCAACCGTTTGAATGTCTACGACTTCCAGCACCAGTACAAGCCTCTTCCCACCTCAACATCTACCCCTGCGCCAACAGGTGCTTCGACCTCCAGCTCAAGCACCAGCACTTCCTCGAGCACTGCTGTTTCCTCTTCCAGCAGCGTCATTTCCTCGTCCAGCAGCGCAGTCTCCTCGTCCAGCAGCGCAGTCTCCTCGTCCAGCAGCGCAGTCTCCTCGTCCAGCAGCGCAGTCTCCTCGTCCAGCAGCGCAGTCTCCTCGTCCAGCAGCGCAGTCTCCTCGTCCAGCAGCGCAGTCTCCTCGTCCAGCAGCGTGGTTTCCTCATCTAGCAGTGTTGTATCTTCTTCCAGCACTGTTGTCTCTTCCAGTTCTTCCTCCAGCAGCTCCGCGACCCCCACCCCGACTGGCCCCAGTCAACCCGCGACTGTCGGTGTTTGGAAGTGGTATGGCTGCCAGACTGAAGCTACCAACGCCCGTGCTCTCAGCGCGAAGACAACCGCTTCTGACGACATGACTTTGGAGAAGTGTGCTGCTTTCTGCGATGGAAACACCTTCTTCGGTGTCGAATACTCTCGCGAGTGCTGGTGTGGTAACTCGTTTGCCACTGGCTCAGTCGCTGCTCCGTCTAGCCAGTGCTCCATGAAGTGCATGGGCAACCAGTTCCAGTACTGCGGAGAGGGCAATCGCCTTTCTGTCTACACCATTGGAAGCGCAACTCAGTCTTCGTCCTCATCCTCGTCAGCTTCATCTTCAACTGTCAGTGGCTCAGTGACTGGTGCCGCTTCATCTACCAGCTCTACAGCAGCTCCCGCTGCCACTGGGTTCCCCACTGGCTGGACTAACCAGGGCTGCTGGGTCGACAACCTGAAAGGCCGCATTCTTCCCAACCAGCTTCAAGACGACCCGGCAATGACCCTCGCTTCCTGCGCCAAGGCCTGTTCCGATGCCGGTTACACTGTCGCTGGTGCCGAGTATCACACTCAGTGCTTCTGCGGTAACGCCATCTACAACGGCGGTGCTGTGGCATCTGACCCGACATCCTGCAACACTGCCTGTGGAGGTAAGGCCTCCGAAATGTGCGGTGGCGGTAATCGTATGACCATCATCTCCAAGGGCACTCCTCAGACAGACGCTCCGCCCGTTCCCCAGAGAAGCGGCTTCAACGGAAGCTGGACCTACCAGGGCTGTGTTCAGGACAATGTCGGAGCTCAGCCTAACCCGCGTACCTTCTACTGGCAGAACCTGTTTCCCGGTACCATGACGGCCGGTATGTGCTTGGACAGGTGCGCCGAGTACGGATACATGGCAGCCGGACTCGAGTATGGTGAGGAATGCTACTGTGGTGACCCTGCCAATATCGTCACCCAGAAGGCCGCCTTTGTCGACGACTCTGAGTGCAACATTGTTTGCCCTGGAAACCGCAGCTCCATCTGCGGTGGTGGTGCTCGCCTCTCGACCTACTTCTGGACTGGCACTACGCCTCTCTACTCATGGAACTTCGGTACCGATGCTGCCAGTGCCGGTGTCTACGAGAACCTTATTGGCGGTGTGACCATTCCCCTGATGACGATGGAGACCATCACCGGCAAAGTTTCCTTCCTCGAGAAGTTCGGCACTGGCCCGCCCAACTCTACCGGCGCTTACGAGCTCGACCTTTCCCTCGTCCCGGATATCAGCAAAGCCTGGAGAGAGATGCACGTCAAGACCGACATCTTCTGCTCTGCCGGCATCACCCTTCCTGACAAGGCTGGTCGCCAGCTCAACATTGGTGGATGGTCTGGTGATTCTACCTACGGCGTCCGCCTGTACTGGCCCGATGGCAAGCCTGGAACCCCTGGCACCAATGACTGGCAGGAGGACGTTACCAACCTCCGCCTGCAGGATGGCCGCTGGTATCCCTCTGCTATGATCATGGCCAACGGTTCCATCTTCGTCATCGGTGGTGAGGAGGGATCCAACGGCCGCGCTGTGCCCACCATCGAGCTTCTACCCAGTACTGGCACTAAGCCCTTGTACATGGATTGGCTCGCGCGCACTGATCCCAACAACCTGTATCCCTTCGTTGCCGTTCTCCCCAGTAAGGACATCTTCGTTGCGTACTGGAACGAGGCTAGAATTCTTGACCACGTCACCTTCAACACCAAGACGATTCTCCCCAACATCCCTGGTGCTGTCAACAACCCCAAGGGCGGTCGCACTTATCCTCTTGAGGGAACTGGTATTCTTCTTCCCCAGCACGCTCCCTACACTGACCCGCTTGGCGTACTCATCTGCGGTGGTTCTACCGAGGGTCCTGCTACTGCCATGGACAACTGCGTTTCCATCGAGCCCGAAGGCACCAACCCTAAGTGGGTGATTGAGCGTATGCCCTCGCGTCGTGTCATGTCCTGCATTGCCCCCCTTCCTGATGGAACTTACCTCATCAACAACGGTGCTCAGCACGGTGTTGCTGGGTTCGGTCTCGCCAACGACCCCAACCTCAATGCTCTTCTGTACGACCCCTCGAAGAAGATTGGCCAGCGCATCACAGTCATGGCCAACACCACCATTGCCCGCCTTTACCACTCTGAGTCCATCACTCTTCTTGACGGTCGCGTTCTCGTCAGTGGTTCTGACCCCGAAGATGGCGTCAACCCCCAGGAGTACCGTGTCGAGGTCTTCAAGCCTCCTTACCTCACCTCCGGCAAGACTCGCCCTACCTTCACCATCGCCAACACGGACTGGACCTACGGCCAGCAGATCTCTGTCAGCCTTGGTCACGCCCCCCTTAACGGCGACATCACGGTCTCCCTCCTCGGTGCCGTGGGATCGACGCACGGTAACTCAATGGGTGCTCGCACTCTCTTCCCCGCTGTCACCTGCGGGCCTACCACCTGCACCGTCACAGCACCTCCCAACGCCGGTATCGCCCCTCCGGGCTGGTACCAGTTCTTCGTCCTCGACGGCGGCATTCCCGCTGTCGGTGTCTATGTCCGCATCGGTGGCGATCCCGCCAGCCTGGGCAACTGGCCCCAAGTCTCCGGCTTCAAGGTGCCTGGTGTCTAA
- a CDS encoding prefoldin subunit, whose amino-acid sequence MAAQVSQKKQQDLQTQYGVYKNTLQQIAQKIGDVEQEAEEHKLVLETLQPLSEDRKCFRLINGVLMEQTVKDVMPALTTNSEGLKKVLEDLVKQYKAKQDELEKWKVQEEQCSGCPELRFRNIGFGSP is encoded by the exons ATGGCGGCCCAAGTGAGCCAGAAGAAGCAGCAAG ACCTGCAAACGCAGTATGGCGTCTACAAGAACACCCTGCAACAGATTGCGCAAAAGATTGGCGATGTAGAGCAAGAAGCCGAAGAACACAA GCTCGTCCTAGAGACCCTGCAACCGCTATCCGAGGACCGGAAGTGCTTCCGCCTCATCAACGGGGTCCTCATGGAGCAGACGGTCAAGGACGTCATGCCCGCCCTGACGACCAACTCGGAAGGTCTGAAGAAGGTCCTGGAGGACCTCGTCAAGCAGTACAAGGCTAAACAGGACGAGCTGGAGAAGTGGAAGGTTC AAGAAGAACAATGTTCAGGTTGTCCAGAACTGAGATTTAGGAACATTGGGTTTGGATCACCATAA
- a CDS encoding RNA cap guanine-N2 methyltransferase, which translates to MKAATRLPLTDECHHYKSKAEVPWDLQKYFSQRYSLFSWYDEGVYLTDSAWFGVTPEPVANQVANEMYHTDASKRVLVDIFGGAGGNTIAFALSARWDRVISIERDAATLACAQHNAELYEVAEYITWIHGDCFDYLRKLRESPEELSEELRVDMAETVVFASPPWGGPGYRTAEVFDLSKMEPYNLDDLHEACKPMDHALYLPRTSDLRQVAKLAPEGEKLEVVQYCMEGASKAMVAFIPGTLSTTQSKP; encoded by the exons ATGAAGGCGGCCACCAGACTCCCCCTAACGGATGAGTGCCATCACTACAAGTCCAAAGCAGAAGTGCCTTGGGATCTTCAAAA ATACTTTTCCCAGCGCTACTCCCTCTTCTCCTGGTACGACGAGGGCGTCTACCTCACAGATAGCGCCTGGTTCGGCGTGACCCCCGAACCCGTCGCAAACCAAGTCGCAAACGAAATGTACCACACCGACGCCTCAAAACGCGTCCTCGTCGACATCTTCGGTGGCGCCGGCGGCAACACCATCGCCTTCGCCCTCTCGGCCCGCTGGGACCGCGTCATCTCCATCGAGCGCGACGCCGCCACCCTGGCGTGCGCCCAGCACAACGCAGAGCTGTACGAGGTCGCGGAGTACATCACCTGGATCCACGGGGACTGCTTCGACTACCTCCGCAAGCTGAGGGAGAGCCCCGAGGAGCTGAGCGAGGAGTTGAGGGTGGACATGGCCGAGACGGTGGTCTTTGCTTCGCCGCCTTGGGGTGGACCGGGGTACCGGACCGCCGAGGTGTTTGATCTGAGCAAGATGGAACCGTATAATCTGGACGACCTGCACGAGGCCTGCAAACCCATGGATCATGCGCTGTATCTCCCTCGAACAAGTGATCTGAGACAGGTGGCGAAATTAGCCCCGGAGGGGGAGAAGCTTGAAGTAGTGCAGTATTGCATGGAAGGGGCGAGCAAGGCAATGGTGGCATTCATACCGGGAACGTTGAGTACAACACAATCAAAACCGTAA
- a CDS encoding GRASP55/65 family protein, with protein sequence MFNALNRFMSRLDGQQPTQQNNQGSFGFQVLRNTNLELNVEPWFDFIIGINGRPIDNPDPSLFAQEVRNCAGGSVSLGLWSAKGQRTREIHALVPHDTASLGLSLQWTPLAVAANIWHVLDVAANSPADGAGLLPYGDYILGSPEGALHGEGGLSELVEDHIGRPLRLYVYNNEYDVTREVTIQPTREWGGEGALGCVLGYGALHRLPAPLNEPVDAPGEMMFDAGGEKADPAAALYGNAGPVGEVQQNLFSPATPGLGAPPPPPTGGDFLVPAQMMDAGAAAPPPPAGTATTRKKKERHHGGNNNFMDDYFKEEEKKSREADNAPSGRGTPVAPPPKMGGPPPPPRAGSTGPPRDQPAAEGAE encoded by the exons ATGTTCAATGCGCTGAACCGCTTCATGTCCCGCCTGGACGGGCAGCAACCAACCCAGCAGAATAACCAGGGCTCCTTCGGTTTCCAGGTGCTTCGCAACACGAATCTCGAACTCAACGTTGAGCCTTGGTTTGACTTCATCATCGGTATCAATGGCCGGCCCATC GACAACCCCGACCCAAGCCTCTTCGCCCAAGAAGTCCGCAACTGCGCAGGCGGCTCCGTCTCCCTAGGCCTCTGGTCCGCAAAGGGCCAACGCACTCGCGAGATCCACGCCCTCGTCCCCCACGACACCGCCTCCCTCGGCCTCTCCCTGCAGTGGACCCccctcgccgtcgccgccaacATCTGGCACGTCCTCGACGTGGCCGCAAACTCCCCCGCCGACGGCGCGGGCCTCCTCCCCTACGGCGACTACATCCTCGGCAGCCCCGAGGGCGCCCTCCACGGCGAGGGCGGGCTAAGCGAGCTCGTCGAGGACCATATCGGTCGCCCGCTGCGCCTGTACGTGTACAACAACGAGTACGACGTCACGCGCGAGGTGACGATCCAGCCGACGCGCGAGTGGGGTGGCGAAGGCGCGCTCGGGTGCGTGCTAGGCTACGGTGCGCTGCACAGGTTACCTGCGCCGCTGAACGAGCCCGTCGACGCGCCGGGCGAGATGATGTTCGACGCTGGCGGGGAGAAGGCCGACCCGGCCGCCGCGCTGTACGGGAACGCGGGCCCCGTAGGCGAGGTGCAGCAGAATCTTTTCTCGCCCGCCACGCCTGGTCTCGGCgcacctcctcctcctccgacAGGGGGTGACTTCTTGGTCCCCGCGCAAATGATGGACGCGGGTGCCgcggcgccgccgcctcctgcgggcacggcgacgacgaggaagaagaaggagaggcATCACGGCGGGAACAATAACTTTATGGACGACTACttcaaggaggaggagaagaagagcaGGGAGGCGGATAATGCGCCCAGCGGGAGGGGTACCCCTGTTGCGCCGCCTCCGAAGATGGGgggaccgccgccgccgcctagAGCTGGTTCGACAGGACCACCGAGGGATCAGCCTGCGGCCGAGGGTGCTGAGTGA
- a CDS encoding RNA polymerase I specific transcription initiation factor RRN3: MRPFTPISRHRSGPPPRTATPIKSILRQTTVLGRRKADEIEFDDPPSSPTKRRKVLINEMKNRVFEFGSRSMDEVNSEVRKALEEHLMGEDEDYDMLKEIFANDKQRYLPPVAGEDEDTLKPQELKGYVLALTSCVPLLKNKACNGLVKTVLQVSWLGRDEDFFKVYIQFLAALVSAQGSYLTHVLSMIVEKFSHSRQSEWSVADFPTVSRATMRERLHTGLQYILQMFPAATPVLRGLLETKFPFDDDPKKMLVAYVNNLLRLKEYAGDLDLEIVDVLLSRLVKIDVQMQTDLDDLDDDLTASVAYALSKSLDTGSWEGDEEASDEDSDDESVDSDDSDFDDNEEKIRVVKGNVEKLDAILDTLFAHYTPLFENPDSDQAWERYALLVQSFGKIVLPTYKSRHTQFLLFHFGQMSARLRDTFVGSLMHIFGSQNRPSFVRQAAATYLAGFMARGAHVPSDLVRTVFALLLKQMQIYRLKHDADARGPDLRRHQIYYAQVQAALYMFCFRWRDLIVSTPEFVDPEDPASYLGHELEWMQGMREELSASVYCKMNPLKICAPAIVEEFATLSHKLGLMYIFPRVEENKRIRLSQFVSDTYGTGGALRDTGSGAQDEEAYQLDPYFPFDPYQLPVSKRWVQNDYVHYQAIPGLNMTADSDSEDDDEENVPETDVEEDTATASEDEDDD, from the coding sequence ATGCGTCCTTTCACCCCCATCTCCAGACACCGGTCTGGTCCACCACCGAGAACGGCGACGCCCATAAAAAGCATCTTGCGTCAAACGACAGTCCTCGGCCGGAGGAAAGCTGACGAAATCGAGTTCGATGACCCGCCCTCGAGCCCGACAAAGAGGCGGAAAGTCCTCATCAACGAAATGAAAAACCGCGTCTTCGAGTTTGGCAGTCGCTCAATGGACGAGGTCAACTCGGAAGTGAGGAAGGCACTGGAGGAGCACCTCATgggcgaggacgaggacTACGACATGCTCAAGGAGATTTTCGCCAACGACAAGCAGCGATACCTGCCACCCGTCGCCGGAGAAGATGAGGATACGCTCAAGCCCCAAGAGCTCAAGGGCTACGTTCTGGCGCTGACCAGCTGCGTGCCGCTGCTGAAGAACAAGGCTTGCAATGGCCTCGTGAAGACTGTCTTGCAGGTCTCGTGGTTGGGCCGCGACGAGGACTTCTTCAAGGTGTACATCCAGTTCCTGGCCGCTCTCGTCAGCGCCCAGGGATCCTATCTGACGCATGTCTTGTCCATGATCGTCGAAAAGTTCTCTCACTCTAGACAGTCAGAGTGGAGCGTCGCCGATTTTCCCACCGTCAGCCGAGCAACGATGCGCGAAAGGCTACACACCGGCCTTCAGTACATTCTTCAAATGTTCCCCGCCGCCACACCTGTTCTCCGCGGCCTCCTCGAAACCAAGTTTCCCTTTGATGACGACCCGAAAAAAATGTTGGTTGCCTACGTCAACAACCTTCTGAGGTTGAAGGAATATGCGGGAGATTTGGACCTCGAAATTGTCGACGTGCTGCTGTCACGACTGGTTAAGATTGATGTCCAGATGCAGACGGATCTCGACGACCTCGACGACGACCTTACGGCATCAGTTGCCTACGCGCTCAGCAAGTCATTGGATACCGGCTCATGGGAGGGCGATGAGGAGGCTTCGGACGAGGACAGCGATGACGAGTCCGTTGACAGCGATGATTCCGACTTTGATGACAACGAAGAAAAGATTCGCGTGGTCAAGGGCAACGTTGAAAAGCTGGATGCTATCCTCGATACGCTGTTTGCCCACTACACACCCCTCTTCGAAAATCCCGATTCGGATCAAGCATGGGAGCGATATGCCTTGCTCGTTCAATCATTTGGAAAAATCGTGCTGCCAACGTACAAGTCCCGTCATACCCAGTTCCTCCTTTTCCACTTTGGCCAAATGTCAGCTCGCCTGCGCGACACCTTTGTCGGCAGTTTGATGCACATTTTTGGTTCGCAAAACCGACCGAGCTTTGTTCGTCAAGCAGCGGCAACATACCTTGCCGGATTCATGGCGCGAGGCGCCCACGTGCCGTCTGACTTGGTGCGCACAGTCTTTGCGCTGTTGCTCAAGCAGATGCAAATCTACCGCCTCAAGCACGACGCGGACGCCCGAGGACCAGATCTGAGAAGACATCAGATCTACTACGCACAAGTACAGGCCGCGCTGTACATGTTCTGCTTCCGCTGGCGCGACTTGATCGTGTCCACACCAGAATTTGTCGACCCAGAGGACCCCGCATCGTATCTTGGTCACGAGCTGGAATGGATGCAAGGGATGAGAGAAGAGCTCTCTGCCAGCGTATACTGCAAGATGAATCCTCTCAAGATCTGCGCACCGGCTATTGTCGAGGAGTTTGCGACACTATCACACAAGCTCGGTCTCATGTACATCTTCCCGCGTGTCGAGGAGAACAAGCGGATCAGACTGTCACAGTTTGTATCAGACACCTACGGCACAGGCGGCGCACTCCGAGATACGGGCTCGGGAGCGCAAGACGAGGAAGCATACCAGCTTGACCCCTATTTCCCGTTCGACCCTTACCAGCTGCCCGTGAGCAAGCGGTGGGTCCAGAACGATTACGTGCACTACCAGGCTATCCCGGGTCTTAATATGACGGCCGACAGTGACagcgaagacgacgacgaggagaaCGTTCCGGAGACAGACGTTGAGGAAGACACTGCTACCGCCAGCGAggacgaagacgacgactGA
- a CDS encoding DAD family protein, translated as MAPKRTASSQKAAPATAAPAVHHPEPPTSPAGPTAAAAIPGTMTSQPKAVPITMTPKSTGSGSGAQNWDQVLANIYNHYVKSTPQRTKLIDVFMAFLVVVGALQFLYCVVAGNYPFNAFLSGFSATVGQFVLTASLRIQTTEANKSDFPSVSPERAFADYVACSLILHFFCVNFIN; from the exons ATGGCGCCCAAGCGAACCGCCTCCTCCCAAAAAGCAGCACCTGCTACTGCCGCTCCCGCAGTCCACCACCCCGAGCCGCCCACCTCGCCCGCGGGAccgaccgccgccgccgcgatCCCGGGCACGATGACCTCGCAGCCCAAGGCCGTACCCATCACCATGACCCCCAAGAGcaccggcagcggcagcggcgccCAGAACTGGGACCAGGTCCTGGCCAACATTTACAACCACTACGTCAAGAGCACGCCGCAGCGCACCAAGCTGATTGACGTCTTCATGGCCTTCTTGGTCGTTGTTGGCGCGCTGCAGTTCTTGTACTGCGTGGTTGCTGGAAACTAC CCCTTCAACGCCTTCCTCTCCGGTTTCTCTGCCACCGTCGGCCAATTCGTCCTCACTG CATCCTTGCGCATCCAGACCACCGAGGCCAACAAGTCCGACTTCCCCTCCGTATCACCTGAGAG AGCTTTTGCCGACTACGTCGCGTGCAGTCTGATTCTGCACTTCTTCTGCGTCAACTTCATAAACTAA